The Myxocyprinus asiaticus isolate MX2 ecotype Aquarium Trade chromosome 46, UBuf_Myxa_2, whole genome shotgun sequence genome includes the window ctctgttcaagctgacgagccaaTCAACCTCAATCAATCTagtgttcagaatcagaatcagaatgagctttattgccaattgTTCTTACGtgcacaaggaattttttttggtgataggataaacaagtgcacacagaacattacagtaagacacagaatataaaacaaggtaagagtataaacagacatacaaataataggacatataacagaatgacatatgtacatgtgcaaaaatgtgaatttacatatgtacatgagatggttatttacattattgcactatgaggcagtttatttgttcttgtggaaaatggcctgagagtAAAAACTGTgcttgtgcctggttgtcctggcactgagtgctctgtagcgccagccagagggcaacagttcaaagagggagtgggcagagtgattctacctgcacgtttcctcactctggagatgtacaggtcttggagggtgggcaggggggcaccaataatcctctaagcagtcctgactgtccgttgtagtttccttctgtctgatttggtggctgaaccaaaccagacagttatagatgtacacaggacaaaCTCAGtgacggctgagtagaactgtgtcagcagctcctgtggcagattgaacttcctcagctggtgaaggaagtacagcctctgctgcgccttcttcacaatggagtccatgtgggtgtcccacttcaggtcttgaGAGATGGCAGAGCCCAGGAACCTGTCTTGTACTTGGtcatgcttttcaggcctttccatacagatgcaggatcgttgcctgaaaactgtttttttttttttttcagcttttcagagcagcttcttttagccactctgatttccttagtcagtgtgtttctggcctgattgtacaatattttatccccacctctgtaagcatcctctttggcatgacgaagctgtctgagttttcttgtaaaccatggtttattattattaaatgatgaaaatatcctagtagggatgcacacattctcacagaaactggtatatgatgtcacagtatctgtgagcttgtccagattggtgcctgcagcttcaaaaacactccaatcagtgcagtcaaagcaggcttgtagttccagctctgcatcattagtccatcactttacagtccttactacaggcttagctgattttagtttctgcttgaaggtcgggagaagatgaaccagacagtgatcagagagtcctaaagctgcacgtgggacagagcgatatgcatcattTATAGTgatgtagcagtggtccagtatatttctttctctggtggggcatgtgatgtgttgtttgtattttggtagttcatgggtgaggttagctttattaaaatctcccagaataataataagtgagtctgctgtgaactggcaccggtccaaaatctttcaaaaaaataaggctgggcatagaaatgcatcaattcttatTAGTATCATCAATTAGCTATTAGTATTTACACCAGCTTGACCttgaggggcagtggtggcttggcgattaaggctctgggttactgattagatggtcgggggttcaagccccaacaccgccatgacgccaccgttgggcccttaaGTAAgccccttgaccccatctgctccaggggtgctgtatcatggctgaccctgggctctgaccccagcttagctaggATATGcaagggggcagtggtggctcagcagttaaggcacTGGGTTATTGatcaggggcaccgtatcatggctgaccctgcactctgaccccagcttagctgggatttgtggaaaaaaaaagacattcactgtatatgtgcaaatgtataatgtgtgataattacattaaaagttaaattattaaatcaaggtatttttttttggtattttcaGCACATAATatgttgtgcattttttttgCTGATAACGCTCTCAAACATTAAACAAGTTCTGACAGCCAATTACAGTTGCATTGAAACCTTAATTGTTAATAAAACAcctctttttggaaaaatattacaCAACCTATGAACTgttgcaaaaaatgacttaataatATACAACAGAAGAACACAGTTAAGAATTTTAAAAGCTGTGGGGAGGTTTAGTGGCTTAAGCTTGCTCTCCTCTATCCTAAAGTGGCTGAAGAATGTAAAGCGCACAGACTAATCAAAAGCACATTTGACAAATTATCAAATGTTACAGAACTGTAAActggtgtagtttagtttaaCTTTGTCAACGTTTAATTAGCTTTTCGAAATAATCCTTCAGACAAGTTGAATTTGAGTCATAACGGTGGTACGCTAACATTTTCAGTTCCACTTCAACACGCATGTCAGGGtaattcatgaatattcatttatattcatgaatattcatgtttGCTCCGCCCGCTGGAACAAAATATCTCAGGAACTGAATTGAAACACCTGCATGCCTGACGCCTCGTTGCTTAGAGACAGCGCTTAAGTTATTGGCGTGCTTGGTTACGCCAATTAAACAAAAGgtcctcagtttgttcctgggaggcagcagatgccctaaccccgcccccaccctaattctaaccatatggagcctgcaaggaacaaccagaggcacctttctcccatcgcggcTTGGTTACAGGGCGCAACCAATCGTTTATCACGTTTGGTGCTGATGACGCTTCGGGAGGGCGGGATCAAGTCAAAGGAGGCGGGGCCACGCGGAGGAAGCTGCACACCAAGCAAAACAAAAGCGATTAAACGAAAATTTTGCTATTAAAGTGAGCAGACGGTGAGTTAGTTATATTGGTTAGACTTTTATTTATCGAATTAAATCGCAATATACTTGAATTGATGTTATTTAAAATCTGAAACGTGCAGTTGTGATTTAAATCTTAAAACTTGTTTACaaactttattttacagttgGTTCAGATGCTGTTTTATTAAATACCTACTAACAATAATTCTAGTGGTGTTCAGAGATAAGCTTGACCAGAAATGCCTTACATTTGCATGATTTGGGCTGCATATGCTGGTATTGAATGGCAATATTCCTTTATTTattatatctcataatttaccATATAGCAAcattcaataattaataattaaataataatataatgaataataatatgaGTTCTATACCCAGATCTTTATTTCTGTTTACACTTAAAAGGGTTTACTTTACCATAAtaatcacacacttacacacacatatcatacatttattttgcatattttattaagttTTTATTTAGCCTATATACTTATATGACAGATtactcacttcacctttaagtgtgACATAAATGTCCATTAAAATACTCTGTGATGATTGTATGATATTCAACATGTGTTTCTCTGTATCTTCAGTTTTGAGGAAGATGTCGGCCTTTCCATCCTCGTCGTCCAAGAGTCTCACCTCCACCCCGCTCAAATCCAAACCCAGTGCTCTAGGAAGTGCCCTACAGCGCAGCAGAAGTGTGGAGTCCACCGGGGACTCGACCTCCTCTCTGCTGTCACCCATCTACCACGACAGCTTTGAGCATTCAGAGGAGGAACCAGAAATAGATGAGGATCAACCTGTTCACAACATCACCGTCACGTTAAGTGAAGATGTCGCAGCGGTCTCTCTCTCCAGGCAAGTGGCGTCAAGTTGTATATTTGcttgtgcattgaatttattattattattttggcacaaaaaaaaaactttactaacatcatATGTGGATATCAAGAAgaggtaaataataataaatgcaccCTGAAATAAATTCATGTTTTTTAATCACAAAATCCTTGCTATAATAAACCAGCATCACATTCCATTATCAGTGTTCATAAAATCTGACATGGTTTCAGGGATGAGGTGGAAACAACAGGCCTGGAAGACAGATCTTCTTCTGCACAGTTCAAACTGAGCGCGTGGGAACAGTGGATCGTAGATAAAGCAAAAGAGGAGCGGATCAGAAAGCAACAGAAAGCTGTGGAGGTGATTGACATTTATAATCATGCcgattaaactgtatataatgtgtatatgGTTGGATGGATATATATCATCAGCATCATCATTAAAAACCTATAttgcggggggcctgggtagctcagcgagtattgacgttgactaccacccctggagtcaggagttcgaatccagggcgtgctgagtgactccagccaggtctcctaagcaaccaaattggcccggttgctagggagggtagagtcacatggggtaacctccttgtggtcgcgattagtggttctcgctctcaatggggcgtgtggtaagttgtgcgtggatcgtggagagtagcatgagcctccacatgctgtgagtctccgcggtgtcatgcacaacaagccacgtgataagacgcgcagattgacggtctcagaagcggaggcaactgaaacttgtcctccgccacccggattgaggtgagtaaccgcgccaccacgaggacctactaagtagtgggaattgggcattccaaattgggagaaaaggggataaaaaaattaaattaaaactataTTGCTCTACCATTATTAATGAGAGTCTGTATTTCAGGAGCTGACCATGAAGGAAAAACAGGATAAACAGGAGAGAGAACAACAGAAGAAGAAAGTTGCCAGTGACTGCAAAATTCAAGAATGGCTGCAAATAAAACGAGAGCAGGTAACAATCGAAAttacggttaggtttagtttGGATTTTATTAATAGTGTTTCTGGAATATATAGGATTGTGATTTACATTTATAGGGTTATTCCGTgtgaaatcaaccaaatttctgaaattttccctgctgacatttttcattttgttgaGACTTTTATTagagaaagataaacataaatgatgatgaaagccaaaatagtAAATGCCACGTGTTGCTTGTTGTTAATAATAGTGTACTTTTGCGATCTCAAATCGGGATTttgtcattattgtttttatgtgaataaataaaagaacatttCTAGTTTCTTAACTttttttgtacttcagaccttttttttgttggacaagaaaaactagcttcataccatgtgacccatatTTGttttttcgaccattgaaaatgtgtaacaTTCAACAATTTGCGCATGGAGCCATATTGAgatccccatatctctgggataaAACCATACAGGGCCTTAAAAATGAGGATACACAAagtaaagtttgttctgaaccagaatctaaaaggatattaagatatattgAATACTTCTgaagttataggcactccaactttggaaaaaacaacacaaaaaagtgcttttcccatttttggactcacaccattggcatataatgcaacaaggggagctgaaatcaactgatTATAGTAAAAGACCTACCTatatctgtgtaaaaataaaataaagacgcTGACACCTTTCTGAGGTTATTTTTttcacctgtagttttgctccaaaaacaCAGGTGAAAATTCTCTTGAGAAAAGGGGGGATATGtagacccccctctacaaaataatggattactcggtaaatattgatccattgtAAGGTCGCATGAAACTCTTTTCAAGACTTTCTGTTGTTACTCttaggaaaagaaagaaagagtatcCAAAGAATTTCAGAAAAGCAAAGAACAACTTCAAGAGGAGAAAATACGTGCCGAGATTGAAAAAAAAGCCCAGGAGAAATATAAGGAGTGGCTTCGAAAGAAAAAACAAGAGGAGGTGGAGAGAAAGCTAAAAGAGCAGGTGTGTCTTTCATCCAGCAGTCTGACAGCCCTAATGGTCACAAGGTCAAAGCATGTTATAGAGAAACAGATATTatattcatgctgctcttttacatacaatgaaagtctttattcactgaaaatcttccctggTCACTGTATACTGTCttagtatggaaaagagcatgtgaacattcttcaaaatgtctccttttgtgttccatggaagacagaaagccatacaggcttggaaaaacatgatggtgatgaaatgatgacagaattttccttttcaaAAGGAGGAGGCGGCCAGAAGAGAAGTAGAAGAGAGGGAACGTAAAGAAAAGGCAGAGGAGAGCTTTAAAGAATGGCTTGAAGGTGTAAAAACTAAAGGAAAACTGTGGCGACCGTCGTCAGCATGCTCAGCTGGTGAGTGAGCATGAACATACATgcaaacaaaattatttaatgtaacGAAGAGCTAGACAAAAGggggctactttgaagaagctagaTTGTTGTCatatttttggtcactacattattctcatacttccatttgtgttattatattatgtttgtaTCCAGCATAAAATCCACAGACAAACGTTGAGATTCAAAGTTAAATTTTGACATCTTATTTTTATCGCTTTCAGGCAGCTATAACAATGTGAACTATCCCACTCCGAGCTTCGTCAACCCCATTCCGTGGAAGCCCATTCACATTCCGCAGCAAGACCGAACGCCcaagaaaaatgtgttgcataagAGAACGCCAGGACCACCAAAAAGCCAGTCGACCCCCTGCCTCAGCTACAAACCTAAAGACACCATCAGTTTCACTTGCAAAAGACGGTGACACTGACATCTACTGGTTTGAGTCCAGTATGAACGTTTTAAATGTAGCATTTTTATGAAAGGAGCATTTCATCCATTTTTGAGAATAGATGATGATGTTGGTATCTATGACACAGCACAAAACCATACATTGAAAAGTGACTTttattatgaattcaaaatctttTCTTTGGTTACTGATATTTGGTTgaatgtgtaaaatgtatttttgaatttgATGAAATACAGACCATTTTCTTCATCCAAATTTGGACATAATTTGCAAAACACAAGTGTCTGACTGAAAAGCATGCCCagtgttattttaattaacaGAATAATGTTGTTTTTAGCGCTAGGGATGTCCCGGATTGGAATTGGGTCCGATACCAAGCTCATGTACTcgtgctcataaaaatgctctgatactaAAAATGGATATCATctgatgtatgaatgtcattacttttttttttttaacagcctttTGGCTTTTTACTGGGAAAGTagagaggtgacaggaaatgagagggagaagagtgggaatgggatcGGGAAAGGACCTCACAAGCCGGGTCACCTGCGATACATCagcaccacatgtcatgagcGCAGCCCACTAGGCTATGGCTCTGACATGAATGTCATTActtaaacattcagcacacaaattaaaatcacattatgtgctagtgtgattattaaaccgcaaaggctgtgATCTAATGAGATAAATCTTTAGTTTGCAAGTTCTGcacgcttcaaatgtgagcacttgtgaatgtgtgttgccggtgttgtgctgacataaagacacaaagtgttTTGTAGCAGATGACCGTGAGCAGAGTGCTAATTTACTTTGAAGCACGCAGCGCATACAgactgcatatttatttaattaaatagctaccttttgcggtttaataatcactttgggtCATGTAGCGACCGGCTTTTTCGGAAGGGAGAAGCTACCgtcaaaacacacagaaacagaaagggcttcaaaataaaagcttccgccaaaataaaaacctcagttaaaatggaaaaaaggtacaacagaaatatacagtgcattcagaaagtattcagaccccttaatttttcacattttgttatgttgcagccttatgctaaaatgctaaaaaaaataaaataaaaaaaaaattcacatcaatctacactccataacccataatgacaaagcaaaaaccagatttttgataactttgcaaatttattaaaaagaaaaaactgaaatatcacattgacataaatattcagaccctttttgagtccaccggtggcaaattcaattgattggacatgatttggaaaggcacacgcctgtctatataaggtctcatagctgaaaatgcatatcagagcaaaaaccaaactgtgaggtcaaagaaactgcctgcagagctcagagacaggattgtgtcaaggcacagatctggggaaggctacaaaaaaaaaaatgtcagcagcattgaaggttcccaagagc containing:
- the LOC127435659 gene encoding coiled-coil domain-containing protein 34-like, whose amino-acid sequence is MSAFPSSSSKSLTSTPLKSKPSALGSALQRSRSVESTGDSTSSLLSPIYHDSFEHSEEEPEIDEDQPVHNITVTLSEDVAAVSLSRDEVETTGLEDRSSSAQFKLSAWEQWIVDKAKEERIRKQQKAVEELTMKEKQDKQEREQQKKKVASDCKIQEWLQIKREQEKKERVSKEFQKSKEQLQEEKIRAEIEKKAQEKYKEWLRKKKQEEVERKLKEQEEAARREVEERERKEKAEESFKEWLEGVKTKGKLWRPSSACSAGSYNNVNYPTPSFVNPIPWKPIHIPQQDRTPKKNVLHKRTPGPPKSQSTPCLSYKPKDTISFTCKRR